One window of Populus nigra chromosome 5, ddPopNigr1.1, whole genome shotgun sequence genomic DNA carries:
- the LOC133695168 gene encoding tubulin beta chain-like has translation MREILHIQGGQCGNQIGSKFWEVICGEHGIDTTGKYSGDAASSDLQLERINVYYNEASGGKYVPRAVLMDLEPGTMESIRSGPYGQIFRPDNFVHGQSGAGNNWAKGHYTEGAELIDAVLDVVRKEAENCDCLQGFQVCHSLGGGTGSGMGTLLISKIREEYPDRMMLTFSVFPSPKVSDTVVEPYNATLSVHQLVENADECMVLDNEALYDICFRTLKLSTPSFGDLNHLISETMSGVTCCLRFPGQLNSDLRKLAVNLIPFPRLHFFMVGFAPLTSRGSQGYISLTVPELTQQMWDSKNMMCAADPRHGRYLTASAMFRGKMSTKEVDEQMINVQNKNSSYFVEWIPNNVKSSVCDIPPKGLKMSSTFVGNSTSIQEMFRRVSEQFTAMFRRKAFLHWYTGEGMDEMEFTEAESNMNDLVAEYQQYQDATVEEDGEYEEEGEENYDD, from the exons ATGAGAGAGATCCTTCACATTCAAGGGGGCCAATGCGGAAACCAAATCGGTTCCAAATTCTGGGAAGTTATTTGCGGCGAACATGGAATTGATACTACCGGGAAGTACTCAGGCGACGCCGCGTCGTCTGATCTTCAACTGGAAAGAATCAATGTGTATTACAACGAAGCTTCCGGTGGAAAATACGTGCCGAGGGCGGTCCTCATGGATCTTGAACCGGGTACCATGGAGAGTATTAGATCCGGCCCGTATGGACAGATCTTTAGGCCTGATAATTTTGTGCATGGACAGTCCGGTGCTGGTAATAATTGGGCTAAAGGTCATTACACTGAAGGAGCTGAGTTGATTGATGCTGTTCTTGATGTTGTCAGAAAAGAGGCCGAGAATTGTGATTGCTTGCAAG GCTTTCAGGTATGCCACTCGCTTGGAGGTGGTACAGGTTCTGGCATGGGAACACTTCTGATTTCAAAGATCCGAGAGGAATATCCTGACAGGATGATGCTTACATTCTCTGTTTTCCCTTCACCGAAGGTCTCAGACACAGTTGTGGAGCCATATAATGCCACCCTCTCAGTGCATCAGTTGGTAGAGAATGCTGACGAATGCATGGTTCTTGACAATGAAGCACTTTATGACATCTGCTTCCGGACTCTAAAGCTTAGCACTCCAAGCT TTGGTGACCTTAACCATTTGATCTCTGAAACAATGAGTGGTGTAACATGCTGTCTGAGGTTCCCGGGCCAGCTCAACTCTGACCTTCGCAAGCTAGCTGTAAACCTGATCCCATTTCCACGTCTTCACTTCTTCATGGTAGGGTTTGCACCTCTCACATCTCGCGGTTCCCAGGGGTATATCTCCCTCACCGTCCCAGAGCTGACCCAGCAGATGTGGGATTCCAAGAACATGATGTGTGCTGCTGACCCCCGCCATGGCCGCTACTTGACAGCTTCAGCCATGTTCAGGGGCAAGATGAGCACCAAAGAGGTGGATGAACAGATGATTAATGTGCAGAACAAAAATTCATCGTATTTTGTGGAGTGGATTCCAAACAATGTGAAGTCTAGCGTGTGTGATATTCCACCAAAGGGTCTGAAGATGTCATCAACTTTTGTGGGGAACTCCACGTCAATCCAGGAGATGTTCAGGAGGGTGAGTGAGCAGTTCACAGCCATGTTCCGTCGCAAGGCCTTTTTGCACTGGTATACCGGGGAAGGGATGGATGAGATGGAGTTCACTGAAGCAGAGAGCAACATGAACGATCTAGTGGCAGAGTACCAGCAGTACCAGGATGCAACAGTTGAGGAAGATGGTGAATACGAGGAGGAAGGTGAGGAGAACTATGATGACTGA
- the LOC133693820 gene encoding uncharacterized protein LOC133693820 yields MAFKHDYCSLYEDFGDDEIEVAEILLDFPRLIAVSKYGSLLPFSWGGTRRRSAEANLGPRCAVHSPPTSASPSQTPILSVPVGPAITTPPPPAVATEPEGPITVKAEPATSPATPLSFSPSESDERPKRLKRKVYTKKRREDLLKITNQIIDSNELLRGEIQKVTRYYEHLKARNSLLKARKQELNMGVIKREDQLNLPRMNSVQSTVKCPPVIDDQNHVPRAMPRIRVHHHHQQQQQQPPPPPPPPPPYMVDRNANNQEMGCNYPNPYGQRVSLFQSTSASDGTGPRGIPDLNLTVGEPVWMDSKQLFVNDRSAAVKRAIAAQARQRRKLICKDKSFNSSSKSRFSFR; encoded by the exons ATGGCATTCAAGCACGATTACTGTAGTCTTTACGAAGATTTCggagatgatgaaattgaggtTGCTGAAATCTTGTTAGATTTCCCTCGTTTAATTGCTGTCTCTAAGTATGGTTCTCTGCTTCCATTCTCATGGGGTGGTACAAGGAGGAGATCTGCGGAGGCCAATTTGGGTCCAAGATGCGCCGTTCACTCACCACCAACATCAGCGTCGCCTTCCCAAACACCGATATTATCCGTTCCTGTGGGCCCTGCTATTActactcctcctcctcctgctgTTGCTACTGAACCAGAAGGACCCATCACCGTCAAAGCTGAACCGGCGACTAGCCCTGCAACGCCGCTTTCTTTCTCTCCAAGTGAATCCGATGAGAGGCCTAAGCGCTTGAAGAGGAAAGTCTACACTAAAAAG AGAAGAGAGGATTTGCTGAAGATTACAAACCAAATTATTGATAGCAATGAATTGTTAAGAGGG GAGATTCAAAAGGTGACTCGATATTATGAGCATTTGAAAGCTAGAAATTCTTTGTTGAAAGCAAGGAAACAAGAG ctaAACATGGGTGTTATTAAAAGAGAAGATCAGTTGAATCTTCCACGCATGAATTCAGTCCAATCGACTGTCAAATGTCCTCCTGTTATTGATGATCAAAACCATGTTCCTCGAGCCATGCCTCGCATCAgagttcatcatcatcatcagcagcagcagcagcagccgccgccgccgccgccgccgccgccgccctATATGGTGGATAGGAATGCCAACAATCAAGAAATGGGTTGTAATTATCCAAACCCGTATGGCCAAAGAGTGTCCTTGTTCCAATCTACCAGTGCCAGTGATGGCACGGGCCCCCGTGGCATCCCTGATCTGAATCTAACTGTTGGGGAGCCTGTTTGGATGGACTCTAAACAACTGTTTGTTAATGACAGGAGTGCAGCGGTTAAAAGGGCCATCGCTGCTCAAGCAAGACAAAGAAGGAAGCTCATTTGCAAGGATAAGAGCTTTAATTCCTCTAGTAAATCACGATTCTCATTTAGATGA